A single Aspergillus chevalieri M1 DNA, chromosome 3, nearly complete sequence DNA region contains:
- the RLI1 gene encoding Fe-S cluster-binding ribosome biosynthesis protein (BUSCO:EOG09261127;~COG:J;~EggNog:ENOG410PHY8;~InterPro:IPR034348,IPR017896,IPR017871,IPR007209, IPR027417,IPR003593,IPR003439,IPR013283;~PFAM:PF00037,PF00005,PF04068;~go_function: GO:0005524 - ATP binding [Evidence IEA];~go_function: GO:0016887 - ATPase activity [Evidence IEA]), with product MCCGDTHSLQKCRQECKKSCPVVRTGKLCIEVSPESKIAFISERLCIGCGICPKKCPFGAIHIINLPTNLETEVTHRYSANSFKLHRLPMPRPGQVLGLVGTNGIGKSTALKILSGKLKPNLGRYENPPDWEEILKYFRGSELQNYFTKVLEDNLKAVVKPQYVDQIPRAVRGPVKGVKDLIKARTQLDNLDHVMDILELHQVASRDIDQLSGGELQRFAIGMVCVQKADVYMFDEPSSYLDVKQRLAAARSIRELLRPDDYVIVVEHDLSVLDYLSDFICVLYGKPALYGVVTLPASVREGINIFLDGHIPTENLRFREESLSFRLTEAGDDFLADKGRAFTYPSMTKTLGNFKLRIDGGQFTDSEIIVMMGENGTGKTTFCKMLAGAEKPDGEASIPRMHISMKPQKITPKFQGTVRQLFFKKIKAAFLSPQFQTDVYKPLRIDDFIDQEVQNLSGGELQRVAIVLALGMPADIYLIDEPSAYLDSEQRIVASRVIKRFIMHAKKTAFIVEHDFIMATYLADRVIVFDGKPSVDAHANSPESLVTGCNSFLRSLDVTFRRDPNSYRPRINKYQSQMDQEQKLHGNYYFLEEES from the exons ATGTGTTGCGGTGATACTCATAGTTTGCAGAAATGTCGCCAGGAGTGCAAGAAGTCCTGCCCCGTCGTCCGTACCGGAAAGCTCTGTATTGAAGTGAGCCCCGAGTCCAAGATCGCCTTCATTTCGGAACGCCTTTGCATTGGTTGCGGTATCTGTCCCAAGAAATGTCCGTTCGGCGCTATCCATATCATCAACTTGCCTACCAACTTGGAGACCGAGGTCACCCACCGGTACTCGGCCAACAGTTTTAAGCTCCACCGTCTTCCCATGCCCCGTCCTGGTCAGGTTCTTGGTCTTGTTGGAACCAACGGTATCGGAAAGAGTACGGCGTTGAAGATTCTGAGTGGAAAGTTGAAGCCCAACTTGGGACGCTATGAGAACCCTCCGGACTGGGAAGAGATTCTGAAGTACTTCCGTGGTTCTGAGCTGCAGA ACTACTTTACCAAGGTGCTCGAGGACAACCTGAAGGCTGTCGTTAAGCCTCAGTATGTCGACCAGATTCCGAGAGCTGTCAGGGGCCCCGTCAAGGGTGTCAAGGACTTGATCAAGGCTCGGACTCAGTTGGACAACTTAGACCACGTCATGGACATCCTTG AGCTTCACCAGGTTGCCAGCCGTGACATCGACCAGCTCTCTGGAGGAGAATTGCAACGTTTTGCCATTGGTATGGTCTGTGTCCAGAAGGCCGATGT TTACATGTTTGACGAGCCCTCGTCTTACCTCGATGTCAAGCAACGTTTGGCCGCTGCCCGCTCGATCCGTGAGCTGCTCCGCCCCGATGACTATGTCATCGTTGTTGAGCACGACTTGTCCGTGCTAGACTATCTCTCCGACTTCATCTGTGTGCTTTACGGAAAGCCCGCGCTTTATGGTGTTGTCACCCTCCCTGCTTCCGTCCGTGAAGGTATCAACATTTTCTTGGATGGTCACATTCCGACCGAGAACTTGCGATTCCGTGAGGAGTCCCTCTCTTTCCGTCTCACTGAGGCTGGTGACGACTTCCTGGCCGACAAGGGACGTGCCTTCACTTACCCCAGCATGACCAAGACCCTGGGCAACTTCAAGCTGCGCATTGACGGCGGTCAGTTCACCGACTCTGAGATTATTGTCATGATGGGTGAGAACGGAACTGGAAAGACCACCTTCTGTAAGATGCTTGCTGGTGCTGAGAAGCCGGACGGCGAGGCTTCTATTCCCCGCATGCACATCAGTATGAAGCCCCAGAAGATCACTCCCAAGTTCCAGGGTACCGTGCGCCAGCTCTTcttcaagaagatcaaggCTGCTTTCTTGTCGCCGCAGTTCCAGACCGATGTCTACAAGCCGCTCAGGATCGACGATTTCATCGACCAGGAAGTCCAGAACCTCTCTGGTGGTGAACTTCAGCGTGTCGCTATCGTCTTGGCTCTTGGTATGCCGGCCGACATCTATCTGATTGACGAGCCTAGTGCGTACCTGGATTCCGAGCAGCGTATCGTGGCCTCTCGTGTCATCAAGCGTTTCATCATGCACGCCAAGAAGACCGCCTTTATTGTCGAGCACGACTTTATCATGGCCACTTACCTTGCTGACCGTGTTATTGTCTTCGATGGCAAGCCGTCCGTTGACGCTCACGCCAACTCTCCCGAGTCCTTGGTCACTGGCTGCAACAGTTTCCTGCGCAGCTTGGATGTCACTTTCCGCCGTGACCCCAACAGTTACCGTCCCCGTATCAACAAGTACCAGTCCCAGATGGACCAGGAGCAGAAGTTGCATGGTAACTAC TACttcttggaagaagagagcTGA